The following are from one region of the Desulfobacterales bacterium genome:
- a CDS encoding RRXRR domain-containing protein, giving the protein MNRLTKFFKDFMHQVYVISNTDKPLMPTVRFGKVRRMLKSGRAIVISRKPFTIKLLYDTPEIVQSLTLGIDPGTNNIGVAVRREDRVAVFFGELETRTQQITENMKERKAHRMARRRHQREKIKRRVIIKDIKIRYESFGGIISSQNPPFLAFVDKNFLIDMGYNGELHWKKQESEILSAPIEAHYAVTNYCNAKCPSCYMDSNINYRNESLENAKYVAEKLSKLDIFHVALGGGESFSLPWFLELAFFFREKGIIPNVTTNGYFITDKIAEKCKVFGQVNVSIDSLNEEDGITRLPHFKKADAAIKTLKSKNIRTGINCVISRKNYNQLEKIIAYGKKIGANDIEFLRFKPVGRGAKIYHENALTKEQAINLFPMLKKFSWRYKIKIKLDCSFTPFICYHKPNKKLLEYFSILGCDAGNWLIGVDPKGNALPCSFIKTGAIPIDSLKNIWEERETFGKFRLWNKNPDPLCSKCDYLDICKGGCKAISIFLKNSYEAADPECPFICAVNR; this is encoded by the coding sequence TTGAATCGTCTTACAAAATTTTTTAAGGATTTTATGCATCAAGTTTATGTAATATCAAATACAGATAAGCCATTGATGCCGACAGTAAGGTTCGGAAAGGTAAGAAGGATGTTAAAGTCAGGGCGAGCTATAGTTATTTCCAGAAAACCATTTACGATTAAGCTTCTTTATGATACGCCCGAAATTGTTCAGTCTTTGACGTTAGGAATTGACCCAGGCACTAATAATATTGGAGTTGCTGTTAGACGTGAAGACAGGGTTGCTGTTTTTTTTGGTGAGTTAGAAACAAGAACTCAACAAATTACTGAAAACATGAAAGAGCGAAAAGCCCATCGTATGGCAAGACGCAGACATCAAAGAGAAAAAATAAAAAGGAGAGTTATAATTAAAGATATAAAGATTAGATATGAATCTTTTGGAGGAATTATTTCTTCCCAAAACCCCCCTTTCCTTGCATTTGTTGATAAAAATTTTTTAATTGACATGGGGTACAATGGGGAATTGCATTGGAAAAAACAAGAATCAGAAATATTATCCGCTCCGATAGAAGCTCATTATGCTGTAACAAATTATTGTAATGCAAAATGCCCTTCATGTTATATGGATTCAAATATTAATTATAGGAATGAATCTTTAGAAAATGCAAAATATGTTGCCGAAAAACTATCCAAACTTGATATTTTTCATGTAGCTTTAGGAGGAGGCGAAAGTTTTAGCCTGCCTTGGTTCTTAGAGTTAGCCTTTTTTTTTAGAGAAAAAGGAATAATTCCCAATGTAACAACAAACGGATATTTTATAACTGATAAAATCGCTGAAAAATGCAAAGTCTTTGGCCAAGTTAATGTTAGCATTGATAGCCTTAATGAAGAAGATGGAATTACAAGACTTCCCCACTTTAAAAAAGCAGATGCTGCCATTAAAACATTAAAATCAAAAAACATACGAACCGGCATTAACTGCGTAATTTCAAGAAAAAATTACAACCAATTAGAAAAAATTATTGCTTACGGGAAAAAAATAGGTGCTAATGATATTGAATTTTTAAGGTTTAAGCCCGTTGGCAGAGGCGCAAAAATATATCACGAAAATGCTTTAACAAAGGAACAAGCAATTAACCTGTTTCCCATGCTGAAAAAATTTTCATGGCGTTATAAAATAAAAATTAAGCTCGATTGCTCATTTACTCCATTTATATGTTATCATAAACCAAACAAAAAATTACTTGAATATTTTTCAATACTGGGCTGTGATGCAGGGAATTGGCTTATAGGAGTTGATCCAAAAGGAAATGCTTTACCTTGCAGTTTCATAAAAACTGGAGCGATTCCTATAGATTCCCTAAAAAATATATGGGAAGAACGCGAAACTTTCGGCAAATTCAGATTATGGAATAAAAATCCAGACCCTTTATGTTCCAAATGTGATTATCTGGATATTTGTAAAGGAGGATGCAAAGCAATATCAATTTTTTTAAAAAACTCGTATGAGGCTGCAGATCCTGAATGTCCATTTATTTGCGCGGTAAATCGATAA